Proteins found in one Fulvitalea axinellae genomic segment:
- a CDS encoding sigma-54 dependent transcriptional regulator: MPKILLIDDERSIRMTLKEILEYEDYAVIEAEDGQQGLEMLANEKYDAVLCDVRMPNMDGVQVLENARKMGIDCPFIMISAHGTIETAVEATKKGAFDFIQKPPDLNRLLLTMRNALDKTQLVKEVKVLKKRVLRQDQIIGRSAPIRRVFDSIEKVGPTEARVLITGPNGSGKELVAKAIHNKSPRSAKPMIEVNCAAIPAELIESELFGHEKGSFTSAVKQRKGKFELAQGGTLFLDEVGDMSLSAQAKVLRALQEKKITRVGGDKAINVDVRVLAATNKNLRDEIEKGNFREDLYHRLSVILIRVPPLKDRTDDIPLLVEKFLADIASEYRSPKRSIDNEAVDELKKSDWTGNIRQLRNVVERLVIMGGDTISVHDVQCYSDF; encoded by the coding sequence ATGCCAAAAATCTTACTGATTGATGACGAGAGAAGCATCCGCATGACCTTGAAGGAAATCCTCGAATACGAGGATTATGCCGTCATAGAGGCCGAGGATGGCCAGCAGGGCTTGGAAATGCTGGCCAATGAGAAGTACGACGCCGTGCTGTGCGATGTGAGGATGCCGAATATGGACGGGGTTCAAGTCTTGGAAAATGCCCGCAAAATGGGTATTGACTGCCCGTTTATTATGATCAGTGCTCACGGTACTATCGAGACGGCCGTGGAAGCCACGAAAAAGGGAGCTTTTGATTTTATCCAGAAGCCACCGGACTTGAATCGTCTGTTGCTGACTATGCGCAACGCTTTGGACAAAACCCAATTGGTAAAAGAGGTCAAAGTGCTTAAAAAACGTGTGCTTCGCCAAGATCAGATTATAGGGCGTTCGGCCCCAATCCGTAGGGTTTTCGATTCCATAGAGAAAGTCGGACCGACAGAGGCCCGGGTTCTTATTACAGGACCGAACGGAAGCGGAAAGGAACTGGTGGCCAAAGCGATTCATAACAAGAGCCCGAGATCGGCCAAACCGATGATTGAGGTGAACTGTGCGGCCATTCCGGCGGAACTTATCGAAAGCGAGCTTTTCGGACATGAGAAAGGATCGTTTACCTCCGCAGTGAAGCAACGCAAAGGCAAATTCGAGCTGGCGCAGGGCGGTACTTTGTTTTTGGACGAAGTCGGTGATATGAGTCTTTCTGCGCAGGCTAAAGTGCTCCGGGCTCTTCAGGAAAAGAAAATCACGAGAGTCGGTGGCGACAAGGCGATCAACGTCGATGTGCGTGTATTGGCGGCTACAAACAAGAACCTTCGGGATGAAATAGAGAAAGGAAACTTCCGCGAAGACCTTTACCATCGTTTGAGCGTGATATTGATCCGCGTACCGCCTTTGAAAGACCGTACGGACGATATTCCGCTGTTGGTGGAGAAGTTCTTGGCCGATATCGCCAGTGAGTACAGAAGCCCGAAACGGAGTATTGACAACGAGGCTGTGGACGAGCTGAAAAAATCGGACTGGACCGGAAATATCCGGCAATTACGCAATGTGGTGGAACGTCTCGTGATTATGGGCGGAGATACCATCAGCGTACACGATGTCCAATGTTATTCCGATTTTTAG
- a CDS encoding Maf family nucleotide pyrophosphatase, which produces MTKKKIILASGSPRRQEMLRETGFGFTACAINADESFPDTLEASSVAEYLAVKKSNAYPAKLADDEVLITSDTVVILNDEILGKPEGPEEAKSMLRSLSGKRHKVMTGVCVRSSERYKSFASTTKVDFKELSDTEIDYYVEKYKPFDKAGAYGIQEWIGKVAVTGIEGSFYNVMGLPIDRLYKHLLDFGCQIS; this is translated from the coding sequence ATGACTAAGAAGAAAATCATTCTGGCGTCCGGGTCGCCCCGCAGGCAAGAGATGTTGCGGGAAACCGGCTTCGGGTTCACCGCCTGCGCCATCAACGCCGACGAAAGCTTTCCGGACACGTTGGAAGCCTCTAGCGTGGCGGAATATCTGGCGGTAAAAAAATCAAACGCTTACCCAGCCAAATTGGCCGACGACGAAGTGCTGATCACTTCCGACACGGTGGTCATCCTAAATGACGAAATCCTCGGAAAACCCGAAGGGCCGGAAGAGGCGAAAAGCATGTTGCGTTCGCTCTCCGGCAAGCGTCATAAAGTGATGACCGGCGTTTGCGTACGTAGCTCCGAACGCTACAAAAGCTTCGCCTCCACCACCAAAGTCGATTTCAAAGAGCTTTCCGATACTGAAATCGATTATTATGTGGAAAAATACAAACCCTTCGACAAAGCCGGCGCCTACGGAATTCAGGAATGGATCGGGAAAGTGGCCGTTACGGGCATCGAAGGCTCATTCTATAACGTAATGGGATTGCCCATCGACCGTCTTTACAAACACTTGCTGGACTTCGGTTGCCAGATTTCCTGA
- a CDS encoding Smr/MutS family protein — MGAFNIGDRVRLLKSNEEGVVTKINEKRATAEIEIEDGFQIEVLAKELVLISQEEKKHFGKSRTEEVSPGKKEKKNRYEAPELSADKGIFLAFFDHGNDLLSVYLINNTDYEVVYSASDLIQTSHKGIMAGSLLRKSKIKIREVNLKRFESWATMCFRFMFHSQDFFSKTEFFEKKLKFKASGFHKGKRLAPILEKEGYVFQLDVDAPKVDPEKLKESLTDKAKKAEPKEERHDVVKPPAVVDLHIEKLTDDHAFMSNSEMLKLQLKTFQDSLDNAIASGMGEITFIHGLGNGVLRDEIQKTLSKDTRIQFFQDAQKSRFGYGATLVRIF; from the coding sequence ATGGGAGCATTTAATATAGGCGACAGAGTCCGTCTACTGAAAAGTAACGAAGAGGGCGTCGTAACGAAAATAAACGAGAAAAGGGCCACGGCCGAAATCGAGATCGAAGACGGATTTCAGATCGAAGTTTTGGCCAAAGAACTGGTTCTGATTTCTCAGGAAGAGAAAAAACATTTCGGCAAATCTAGAACCGAGGAAGTTAGCCCAGGAAAAAAAGAAAAGAAAAACCGCTACGAAGCGCCGGAACTCAGCGCCGACAAAGGTATTTTCCTGGCTTTTTTCGATCATGGCAACGACTTGCTGTCAGTTTACCTGATCAACAATACCGACTACGAAGTCGTGTACTCCGCTTCTGATCTTATTCAGACTTCGCACAAAGGAATCATGGCCGGGTCTCTTTTGAGAAAATCGAAAATCAAGATCCGCGAAGTGAACCTCAAGCGTTTCGAGAGCTGGGCTACGATGTGTTTCCGTTTTATGTTCCACTCGCAGGATTTCTTCTCCAAGACCGAATTTTTCGAGAAAAAGCTGAAATTCAAAGCCTCGGGCTTCCATAAAGGCAAGCGCCTTGCGCCGATTTTGGAAAAAGAAGGTTACGTATTCCAACTCGACGTTGACGCTCCGAAAGTGGATCCTGAAAAACTGAAAGAAAGCCTTACGGACAAAGCCAAAAAAGCGGAGCCGAAAGAGGAAAGGCACGATGTGGTGAAGCCTCCGGCCGTAGTGGATTTGCATATCGAAAAGCTGACGGACGATCACGCTTTCATGTCCAATAGCGAAATGCTGAAGCTTCAGTTGAAGACTTTTCAGGATAGTCTGGACAACGCTATCGCCTCGGGAATGGGCGAAATCACGTTTATCCACGGCTTGGGCAACGGCGTTTTGCGCGACGAAATCCAGAAAACGTTGAGCAAAGACACCAGAATCCAATTTTTCCAAGACGCTCAAAAGAGCAGATTCGGTTATGGAGCTACGCTTGTAAGGATTTTCTAA
- a CDS encoding acyl transferase — protein MEVVEMIREYQNRVLGTNKADFENLALELYRFQSKYNPVYREYIQSLGRDPEKAKTLRDITFLPISFFKTHKVATGNWIPEKTFESSGTTGMETSKHHVFSLEFYLKIAEQIFQEFYGPLEEYSFLGLLPSYLERDNSSLVAMVKHFIDVSGHGGFYLNNHEALLEAVDNARKNGKKCFIIGVTFGLLDLAEQHDTDLSDCVIMETGGMKGRRKEMVRQEVHDFLGSAFNSPSIHSEYGMTELLSQAYSKGEGIFQTKGSMRILLRESTDPFSYINKGSGGINVIDLANVHSCCFIETQDIGRIHPDGQLEILGRFDNSDVRGCSLMAV, from the coding sequence ATGGAAGTTGTTGAGATGATACGCGAGTACCAAAACAGGGTTCTCGGCACTAATAAAGCAGATTTTGAAAATTTGGCACTGGAACTTTACCGCTTCCAGAGCAAATACAATCCCGTTTATCGGGAATACATCCAATCTTTGGGCCGTGACCCCGAAAAGGCCAAGACGCTCCGCGATATCACGTTCCTGCCGATCTCGTTTTTCAAAACCCACAAAGTGGCCACGGGAAATTGGATTCCCGAAAAAACGTTCGAAAGCAGCGGAACTACGGGAATGGAAACATCCAAGCACCACGTTTTTTCGCTGGAATTCTATCTGAAAATCGCCGAACAGATTTTTCAGGAATTCTACGGTCCTTTGGAAGAGTATTCATTTCTGGGACTGCTCCCCTCCTACCTCGAACGCGACAATTCTTCCCTTGTCGCTATGGTCAAACATTTCATCGATGTTTCCGGCCACGGAGGTTTTTACCTTAACAACCACGAAGCGCTTTTGGAAGCGGTGGACAATGCCCGAAAAAACGGCAAAAAGTGCTTTATAATAGGGGTAACCTTCGGCCTGCTTGATTTGGCCGAACAGCACGATACCGACTTGTCCGACTGTGTAATAATGGAAACGGGAGGCATGAAAGGCCGGCGCAAAGAAATGGTTCGTCAGGAAGTTCACGACTTTTTGGGTTCAGCCTTTAATTCCCCTTCCATCCACTCGGAATACGGCATGACCGAACTGCTTTCGCAAGCCTATTCCAAAGGCGAGGGCATTTTCCAAACCAAGGGAAGCATGCGGATTCTGCTCAGGGAATCAACTGACCCGTTCAGTTATATAAACAAAGGTAGCGGAGGCATCAACGTAATCGACTTAGCCAACGTCCATTCCTGCTGTTTTATCGAAACACAGGACATCGGACGGATCCACCCGGACGGGCAACTTGAAATCCTCGGGAGGTTCGATAATTCCGATGTTCGGGGCTGTAGCCTAATGGCGGTATGA
- the smc gene encoding chromosome segregation protein SMC, with protein MQLTKLEIRGFKSFGDRAVINFNEGITGIVGPNGCGKSNVIDAIRWVLGEQKTKALRSDKMDNVIFNGTKNRRPTNLAEVSLTFKNTKNLLPTEYGTVTIGRRYYRTGESEYLLNGVSCRLKDITNLFLDTGISSNSYSIIELKMVDELLNDKENSRRGLFEEAAGVAKYRVRKKETMRKLKDADADLERVEDLLFEIEKNMRSLERQAKQAQRYFRLKEEYKQAGLELAKKQAEEKDKALRRLTEKTDAENDRLTIIGTQTAEKQAALEAMKTETLKKEKLLSSRQKTLNESMAKLGQLENEKKIRAEKQKLLESRLHDLQDGLTKRSQELADSDKDCQGLEMQQASMERMHLESERQLEQAKSEYERQKADVARLKDEIARIDAKREFLRKQVFEKQKNQELTAQRLSTAKQEAETLTVKLSGFSREREEASRIKSELERKSAGINDQVKALEESETLRKRDFAKTELSLREIEKEIAQAETALGALRAEIRVKTALTENLEGFPEAIRNIRKEKNYPLLSDLLICEEQIRPALESHLEPWLNYFVVETEAEAKASLTSLKQNGKGRAGFLVTELATPNPGEANKLLSHISCEEKYRPILAQLLAGFSISDSGPKSFSQDGSLWRSGCVLRGGSVSEDNSRLAATDELRKLKEQAEARETKLGQLREQQAELAETLEELKEDDLSEELTDFQRQASTLNSEKAVAIAKEERLDIDYEETLDAKENAEERIGKLEKELSATASAGNDDELEILEEERERLDESLHETSGAFELASEAFNKANLDFHRNENGLESLEKEMAFKRAAADTLRKSFAHDEQKIADTRTELDNLGDEESNNEAIENLRLECESVEKFVREAEKDYFGLRGEVDKTENEARELARERENAQALVMELQNAINESKLALQSVRERVKIEFATEWDDLMSRTENALENSFATMSETELEVAVKETKSKLEKIGAVNPMAMEAFEEIKQRFEFITGQKQDLENAKGSLMDTIDEIETVARNTFLDAFHQIKENFIKVFRTLFNKEDDCDLVLVDPSNPLESKIEIMAKPKGKRPQTINQLSGGEKTLTATSLLFAIYLLKPAPFCIFDEVDAPLDDANIDKFSKIIKEFSKDSQFIIVTHNKRTMASADVLYGVTILQEVSRVLPVDLRELEYKKELKQWNSGLSGK; from the coding sequence ATGCAGCTGACGAAACTAGAGATCAGAGGATTCAAAAGCTTCGGCGACCGCGCCGTCATCAACTTCAACGAAGGCATTACCGGCATCGTCGGGCCGAACGGCTGTGGCAAATCCAACGTCATAGACGCCATTCGCTGGGTTTTGGGCGAACAGAAAACTAAAGCCCTGCGCTCGGACAAGATGGACAACGTGATTTTCAACGGGACAAAAAACAGGCGCCCGACAAACTTGGCGGAAGTCTCGCTGACGTTCAAAAACACCAAAAACCTGTTGCCCACCGAATACGGCACCGTCACCATCGGCAGGCGCTACTACCGCACGGGCGAAAGCGAATACTTGCTCAACGGCGTCTCCTGCCGGCTCAAGGACATCACCAACCTTTTTCTCGACACCGGAATCTCCTCGAACAGCTACTCGATCATCGAACTGAAAATGGTCGACGAACTGCTGAACGACAAGGAAAACTCCCGGCGCGGGCTGTTCGAAGAGGCCGCCGGCGTGGCCAAATACCGCGTCCGCAAGAAGGAAACCATGCGCAAACTCAAAGACGCCGACGCCGATTTGGAACGCGTGGAGGACCTTCTTTTCGAAATTGAGAAAAACATGCGTTCGCTGGAACGGCAAGCCAAACAGGCCCAACGCTATTTCAGACTAAAGGAAGAATACAAACAGGCCGGACTGGAACTGGCTAAAAAACAGGCCGAGGAAAAGGACAAAGCCCTACGAAGGCTCACCGAAAAAACCGACGCCGAAAACGACCGCCTGACGATTATCGGTACGCAAACCGCCGAAAAACAGGCAGCGCTTGAGGCGATGAAAACCGAGACGCTGAAAAAGGAAAAACTCCTTTCGTCCAGGCAAAAGACCCTGAACGAGTCCATGGCCAAACTCGGCCAGTTGGAAAACGAAAAAAAGATCAGGGCCGAAAAGCAAAAGCTTCTCGAATCCAGACTCCACGACCTGCAAGACGGGCTGACAAAGCGCAGCCAAGAACTCGCCGATTCCGACAAGGATTGCCAAGGCTTGGAAATGCAACAGGCCTCCATGGAGCGGATGCACTTGGAAAGCGAGCGCCAACTGGAACAGGCGAAATCGGAATACGAGCGCCAAAAAGCGGACGTGGCGAGGCTGAAAGACGAAATAGCCAGAATAGACGCCAAAAGGGAATTTTTGCGCAAGCAAGTATTCGAAAAACAGAAAAATCAGGAACTGACCGCCCAGCGACTTTCCACCGCCAAACAGGAAGCCGAGACTTTGACCGTAAAGCTTTCGGGATTTTCCAGGGAAAGAGAAGAGGCCAGCCGTATAAAATCGGAATTGGAAAGAAAATCGGCAGGGATAAACGATCAGGTCAAGGCCTTGGAGGAAAGCGAAACGCTCAGAAAACGTGATTTCGCCAAGACGGAACTCTCCCTGCGAGAAATCGAAAAGGAAATCGCCCAAGCGGAAACGGCTCTGGGCGCCCTACGGGCCGAAATCAGGGTAAAAACCGCTTTGACAGAAAACCTCGAAGGCTTTCCCGAAGCTATCCGCAATATCCGCAAAGAGAAAAACTATCCGCTTCTTTCCGACCTTCTGATCTGCGAAGAACAAATACGTCCCGCGCTAGAAAGCCATTTGGAGCCGTGGCTCAACTACTTTGTGGTGGAAACGGAAGCCGAAGCCAAAGCCAGCCTGACTTCGTTAAAACAAAACGGAAAGGGCCGGGCCGGATTTCTGGTAACCGAGCTGGCCACGCCAAATCCCGGCGAAGCGAACAAACTGCTTTCGCATATCTCCTGCGAAGAAAAATACCGTCCGATATTGGCCCAACTTCTCGCCGGTTTCTCCATTTCAGATTCCGGACCGAAATCTTTCAGCCAAGACGGTTCATTGTGGCGTTCGGGTTGCGTTTTGCGTGGCGGAAGCGTATCGGAAGACAATTCCAGACTCGCCGCCACCGACGAACTTCGCAAGCTAAAGGAACAGGCCGAGGCAAGGGAAACAAAACTCGGGCAACTCCGGGAACAGCAAGCGGAACTGGCCGAAACGCTCGAAGAACTTAAAGAAGACGATCTTTCGGAGGAACTGACCGATTTCCAACGCCAAGCCTCCACTCTCAACAGCGAAAAGGCCGTGGCCATCGCCAAAGAGGAACGCTTGGATATAGACTACGAAGAGACGCTCGACGCCAAAGAAAACGCTGAAGAAAGAATCGGGAAGCTCGAAAAAGAACTTTCCGCCACGGCCAGCGCCGGCAACGACGACGAGCTGGAAATACTGGAAGAGGAACGAGAACGCCTCGACGAATCCCTTCACGAAACCTCCGGAGCCTTCGAGCTTGCGTCGGAAGCTTTCAACAAAGCCAATCTGGATTTTCACCGAAACGAAAACGGTCTGGAAAGTCTGGAAAAAGAAATGGCCTTCAAGCGCGCCGCCGCCGACACGCTCCGCAAATCATTCGCCCACGACGAGCAGAAAATCGCCGATACGCGAACTGAGCTGGACAACTTGGGCGACGAGGAATCGAATAACGAAGCGATAGAAAACCTTCGCCTGGAATGCGAAAGCGTGGAGAAATTCGTACGGGAAGCAGAAAAAGATTACTTCGGTTTAAGAGGCGAGGTGGACAAAACCGAAAATGAGGCCCGGGAGTTGGCCCGTGAGCGGGAAAACGCCCAAGCGCTGGTTATGGAACTCCAAAACGCCATCAACGAGTCGAAACTGGCTTTGCAATCCGTACGCGAGCGGGTGAAAATCGAATTCGCCACCGAATGGGACGATCTGATGTCTCGTACCGAAAACGCTTTGGAAAACAGCTTCGCCACCATGAGCGAAACGGAGCTGGAAGTGGCTGTTAAAGAAACGAAAAGCAAACTGGAAAAAATCGGCGCAGTAAACCCGATGGCCATGGAAGCTTTCGAAGAAATCAAACAGCGCTTCGAGTTTATAACCGGGCAAAAACAGGATCTGGAAAACGCCAAAGGCTCGCTGATGGACACCATCGACGAAATCGAAACCGTAGCCCGCAACACTTTCCTCGATGCTTTTCATCAGATAAAAGAAAACTTCATCAAAGTGTTCCGAACTCTCTTCAATAAAGAAGACGACTGTGATTTGGTTTTGGTTGATCCATCAAACCCGCTGGAATCCAAGATCGAAATTATGGCCAAGCCGAAAGGCAAGCGCCCACAAACGATCAATCAACTGTCTGGTGGCGAAAAAACACTGACGGCTACCTCGCTCCTGTTTGCCATTTATTTGCTCAAACCGGCGCCGTTCTGCATCTTCGACGAGGTGGACGCTCCACTTGACGACGCTAACATTGACAAATTCAGCAAGATCATAAAAGAGTTTTCCAAAGATTCGCAGTTTATCATCGTAACGCATAACAAGCGAACAATGGCGTCAGCTGATGTTCTATACGGGGTAACTATACTACAAGAAGTCTCAAGGGTACTCCCTGTGGACCTTCGGGAATTGGAATACAAAAAAGAATTAAAACAATGGAACTCGGGACTCTCGGGCAAATAA
- the hemN gene encoding oxygen-independent coproporphyrinogen III oxidase, which translates to MQKESLIKKYNVPAPRYTSYPTVPFWDGDQPEKAEWFKAVKDTFDRTNRDKGISLYFHMPFCESLCTYCGCNKRITKNHSVEERYVAVVLKEWETYLKVLGERPLIQEIHIGGGTPTFFSPENYRWMFGEISKSADYGEGHDFSFEGHPNNTTEAHLEAFRELGFNRVSYGVQDFDLKVQQTINRIQPYKNVKIVTDASRKLGYESVNFDLVYGLPFQTLDVIRHTINKVAELMPDRIAFYSYAHVPWVSPGQRAYTEADLPSDSYKRELYELGKSMLLELGYKDIGMDHFALEHDDLYKAFKEERLHRNFMGYTTNQTELMIGMGCSSISDAKTAFAQNIKKVEDYEKAVNETDWAVYRGHFLSKEDSVIREAILELICHNTLALTPEIKETLDKAAWDQLEVFKKEGIITLEPERVSLTELGLPFIRNVCTVFDARLRRKKISEDKPIFSKSI; encoded by the coding sequence ATGCAAAAAGAATCCCTAATCAAAAAATATAACGTGCCTGCGCCACGCTACACGAGCTATCCGACTGTTCCGTTTTGGGACGGAGACCAGCCCGAAAAAGCCGAGTGGTTCAAGGCGGTGAAGGACACCTTTGACCGGACCAACCGCGACAAGGGAATCAGCCTTTATTTCCATATGCCTTTTTGCGAAAGTCTGTGCACCTATTGCGGATGCAACAAGAGGATCACGAAAAACCATTCGGTGGAGGAGCGTTATGTAGCCGTGGTGTTGAAGGAATGGGAAACGTACCTGAAAGTGCTCGGCGAGCGTCCGCTTATTCAGGAAATCCACATTGGCGGGGGAACACCCACGTTTTTCTCTCCGGAAAATTACCGCTGGATGTTCGGGGAAATCTCAAAGTCGGCGGATTATGGCGAAGGTCACGATTTCAGCTTTGAAGGACATCCCAACAACACTACGGAAGCGCATTTGGAAGCTTTCCGCGAGTTGGGCTTCAATAGGGTGAGTTACGGCGTTCAGGATTTCGATCTGAAAGTCCAGCAGACGATTAACAGAATTCAGCCTTACAAAAACGTAAAGATAGTTACCGACGCTTCCAGGAAGTTGGGTTACGAGTCCGTAAACTTCGATTTGGTGTACGGCCTTCCGTTTCAGACTTTGGACGTGATTCGTCATACTATTAATAAGGTGGCGGAACTGATGCCTGATCGTATCGCGTTTTACAGTTACGCTCACGTGCCGTGGGTAAGCCCCGGGCAGCGGGCTTATACGGAAGCCGATTTGCCTAGCGATTCTTACAAAAGGGAGCTTTACGAACTCGGCAAGAGCATGTTGCTTGAGTTGGGGTATAAAGATATCGGGATGGACCACTTTGCGTTGGAACACGACGATCTTTATAAAGCGTTTAAGGAAGAGCGCCTCCACAGAAACTTTATGGGCTATACGACGAACCAAACCGAATTGATGATCGGGATGGGATGTTCGTCGATCAGTGACGCCAAAACCGCGTTTGCCCAGAATATCAAGAAAGTGGAAGATTACGAAAAGGCGGTGAACGAAACGGATTGGGCCGTGTATCGCGGTCATTTCCTCAGCAAAGAGGATTCGGTGATTCGCGAAGCCATCTTGGAGCTGATTTGTCACAATACTTTGGCGCTTACTCCTGAGATTAAGGAGACTTTGGACAAAGCCGCTTGGGATCAGCTTGAGGTGTTCAAGAAAGAGGGAATCATCACGCTTGAGCCGGAAAGAGTAAGCTTGACGGAATTGGGCTTGCCGTTTATCCGTAACGTGTGTACGGTATTCGACGCTAGGCTGAGACGCAAAAAAATCAGCGAAGACAAACCTATTTTCAGTAAATCGATATAA
- a CDS encoding Gfo/Idh/MocA family protein: MTDRRSFVKASALTGLGVSILPNMGFGKSRKKKKGSDEGKARIGFIGVGLRGTWHLANALKRDDVIVPAVCDIDPERIRLAKERLEKAGQKKVTFYTEGEDAFRKMLTEEELDGVIISTPWLWHTPMAVAAMKAGVYAGVEVSAATTMAECWDLVNTFEETGTPCMILENVCYRRDVMAALNMVREGLFGEMVHARCGYMHDLRHVKFNDGKQPYGGGVEFGEKGLSEARWRTQHSVLRDADLYPTHGIGPIALMMDINRGNRFMSLTSASTKSRGLHDYIVKHGGKDHPNAKVRFKLGDVVTSTITTANEETIIVTHDTNLPRPYSLDFRVQGTEGIWEKDANKLYIEGKSKPHRWDDSKEWLKKYDHPLWKKYEAEATGAGHGGMDFFVLNAFVECVKQKIDPPLDAYDCAAWSAITPLSEVSIANNGEPQDFPDFTRGKWIKRKPVYPKQDEYLF, translated from the coding sequence ATGACGGACAGAAGATCATTTGTGAAAGCCTCGGCGTTAACCGGCTTGGGCGTTTCGATACTTCCGAATATGGGTTTCGGAAAATCCAGGAAGAAAAAGAAGGGTAGTGACGAAGGTAAAGCCCGAATCGGATTTATCGGTGTGGGGCTTCGCGGCACTTGGCACTTGGCTAACGCCCTGAAACGCGACGACGTTATCGTTCCGGCCGTATGTGATATCGACCCTGAGCGTATTCGCTTGGCGAAAGAGCGCCTTGAGAAAGCGGGCCAGAAAAAGGTGACTTTTTATACCGAAGGCGAAGACGCTTTCCGCAAGATGCTTACCGAAGAGGAGTTGGACGGCGTGATTATCTCCACTCCTTGGCTGTGGCATACGCCGATGGCCGTGGCCGCTATGAAGGCCGGGGTTTACGCGGGTGTGGAAGTGTCGGCCGCCACGACTATGGCCGAATGCTGGGATCTGGTGAACACTTTTGAGGAAACCGGAACACCATGTATGATTCTGGAAAACGTTTGCTACCGTCGCGATGTGATGGCCGCGCTGAATATGGTTCGCGAAGGACTGTTCGGCGAGATGGTTCACGCCCGTTGCGGATATATGCACGACTTGCGCCACGTGAAGTTTAACGACGGAAAGCAGCCTTACGGCGGTGGTGTGGAGTTTGGCGAAAAAGGCCTTTCCGAAGCTCGCTGGCGTACGCAACATTCCGTTCTCCGCGACGCCGACCTTTACCCGACGCACGGAATCGGGCCGATAGCCTTGATGATGGACATTAACCGCGGAAACCGCTTTATGTCGCTTACTTCGGCTTCTACAAAGTCGAGAGGTCTTCATGATTACATCGTAAAGCACGGCGGTAAGGACCACCCGAACGCAAAAGTGCGCTTTAAGCTAGGCGATGTGGTGACCTCCACTATCACTACGGCCAACGAGGAAACGATTATCGTAACGCACGACACTAACCTGCCACGTCCTTATTCTTTGGATTTCCGTGTACAGGGCACCGAGGGAATTTGGGAAAAAGACGCCAACAAGCTTTATATAGAAGGAAAGAGCAAGCCGCACCGCTGGGACGATTCGAAAGAATGGCTGAAGAAGTACGACCATCCGCTTTGGAAAAAGTACGAGGCCGAAGCCACCGGAGCCGGACATGGCGGTATGGATTTCTTTGTGCTCAACGCTTTTGTGGAGTGTGTGAAGCAGAAAATCGATCCGCCTTTGGACGCTTACGATTGCGCAGCTTGGAGCGCCATTACGCCTCTCTCCGAGGTTTCGATCGCTAACAATGGCGAACCGCAAGATTTCCCGGACTTCACGAGAGGAAAGTGGATCAAGCGCAAGCCTGTATACCCTAAGCAGGACGAGTATCTGTTCTAG